CACACGGTCTTTCTCTTCACGGACCGTGACGTTGAGGTTGAACACCCCCGGCATGCGGTCAGCGAGTTCGGTAAGTTCGTGATAGTGGGTGGCGAACAGCGTGCGGCAGCCGATGCGCTCCCGGACGTACTCGACGACCGCCCAGGCCAGGCTCAATCCGTCGTAGGTGGCTGTCCCGCGGCCGACCTCGTCGAGGACGATCAGGCTGTCGTGCGTGGCATTGTGCAGGATGGTCGCGGTCTCTTGCATCTCCACCAGGAAGGTGCTGCGTCCGCCCGCGATGTCGTCCGCAGCGCCGACCCGTGTGAAGATGCGGTCGGCCGGCCCCAGGCGGGCACGCCGAGCCGGGACGAACGAACCGACCTGTGCCATGAGCGCGATCAGGGCGTTCTGGCGCAGGTAGGTCGACTTGCCGGCGAAGTTCGGTCCGGTGACGATCGCGATGCGGCGGTCGGCGTCGAGCCTCAGGTCGTTGGGCACGAAGCGCTCCTCGCGCAGCACGCGCTCCACCACGGGGTGCCGCCCCTCGGTGACCTCCAGCACCGGCTCGCTTGCGATCTCGGGTCGGACGTAGCCGTACGCTTCGGCGGCATCGGCCAGTGCCGCGAGCGCGTCCAGCGTGCCGACCGCGTCTGCGGTGGCGAGCAGACTGGGGCTGTGCTCGGCGACCTCGTCCCGCAGCGCACAGAACAGCTCGTACTCACGCTGCTGCATGCGCTCGGTGGCATGGAGGATCAGGGCTTCCTGCTCGCGCATCTCCGGCGTGACGTAGCGCTCTGCGCTCACCAGCGTCTGGCGGCGCTCGTAGTGCGGAGGGACTTTGTGCCTGTGCGCCTTGGTGACCTCGATGTAGTAGCCGAAAACCTTGTTGTAGCCGATGCGCAGCGACCGGATGCCGGTACGGTCACGTTCGTGGGCCTCCAGATCCGCGATCCACCGCCGGGCGCTGGCGGCCGCGGCTCGC
This Armatimonadota bacterium DNA region includes the following protein-coding sequences:
- the mutS gene encoding DNA mismatch repair protein MutS: NLAASLAAVGEIRMIADSFGSALLQYLAGRTDPHEALRDRLERALVFDPPASPREGGLIREGYDADLDSLRAAAASARRWIADLEAHERDRTGIRSLRIGYNKVFGYYIEVTKAHRHKVPPHYERRQTLVSAERYVTPEMREQEALILHATERMQQREYELFCALRDEVAEHSPSLLATADAVGTLDALAALADAAEAYGYVRPEIASEPVLEVTEGRHPVVERVLREERFVPNDLRLDADRRIAIVTGPNFAGKSTYLRQNALIALMAQVGSFVPARRARLGPADRIFTRVGAADDIAGGRSTFLVEMQETATILHNATHDSLIVLDEVGRGTATYDGLSLAWAVVEYVRERIGCRTLFATHYHELTELADRMPGVFNLNVTVREEKDRVVFLHRVAEGASDRSYGIHVAHLAGIPREVTDRAAALLERLQSQATPSVADPATPPPLVRRARAVQTALPLVVESEVERELGSLDLAAMTPIEALNVLHDIQRRLRQRSAADPAKVVRMRSPTERDPGRRRG